ACCTTTGAGGATGCGATAGAGGCGGTGCGAACAGGCCATGCAGAATTGGCCATGTTGCCGGTAGAAAATTCCACTTTCGGGCGTGTGGCGGACATTCACCACCTGCTTCCATTTTCGGGTTTGCATATCATTGATGAGGCGTTTGTACGGGTTCACATCAATCTGCTCGCTTTGCCCGGTACGCCGCTCGAAAAGATCAAACGCGCCAAAAGCCACACGATGTTGTTGGGACAATGCCGTGACTTTCTTGCGCAGAACGCCATTCAACGTGTCACTGGGGCGGATACCGCAGGGTCTGCCAGAGAGGTATCGCAGTCGGGCGATCCGGAAATGGCGGCCTTGGCCAGTGAACTGGCAGGCGAGATTTACGGTCTCGACGTGCTGGCACGGCATATCGAGGACGAAGGCAATAACACCACGCGGTTTTTGGTGATGTCTCGCGACCCTGATCTGTCGCGCCGTGGGTCTGATGGCATGATGACGAGCTTTGTCTTTCAGGTGCGCAACATCCCCGCCGCGCTTTACAAGGCGATGGGCGGGTTTGCCACGAATGGTGTCAACATGACCAAACTGGAAAGCTACATGGTCGATGGCAGTTTTTCCGCGACACAGTTCTACGCGGATATCGAAGGACATCCTGAGGACCCGGGTGTTGCACTTGCACTGGAAGAGCTGGGTTATTTTACATCCGAGCTGACTATGCTTGGGGTTTATCCCGCCGATCCTCGCAGACGCTGAGCTCTGCTGCGCGCGCGGCGCCCCAAAGTCGTGGTTCCGCGCGGATTGTTACAGTTTTTCTCAGTCGACAGTGATCAGATAATCGTTCGACTCACAACCGAACGAAACATTTTTCTTTTTTGACTTCAAGCGCTTGAGCGACTTTGGTCTCTTGCCGATCGTGGCGGCGTGAATGGAACATGCAGCCCGGTCACGGCGCTGTGCGACGCCGTGATACACGGTTCACGAAGCCCGGACCACATCTGTCTTATTGCCCGATCAGTCTCCATTTCATGCTCACAAGCGACGGATCACTCTCCGTCTTCACTTAATGAGCAAGGAGCATACTATGCGTACCTTTACAACAATTGCACTTACAGCCGTTCTGGCGACTCCGGTCGCGGCACTTTCCATCGTGGACGTTATGACAGGCCCCATTGCCGTCAGCGAACTGAGCGTGGAAGAGCGCCAAGGCCAGATTGCGGAGCTGAGCGTGGAAGAGCGCAACGCTGTGCACGCGGAACTAAGCGTTGAGGAACGCGAGAGCCTGCATGCGGAACTGAGCGTGGAAGAGCGCAACAACCAGTTCGCTGAATTGAAAATCAATGACCGCACAAAGCAGAAAAAAGGCGCAGCGCCGATTTTCGATACTGTGCTCGACACACAAATCGGTTGAATTCATCACTCACGGAAAGAATTGAACCAAAGGGCCATCTTCGGGTGGCCCTTATTTGCGTCAAACGCATGACAAGAGGGATGTGTTGCAGACGACCCGTGTCAAACCATCGCTTTGAAGCGGTCCTCGACCTCTTTGGCATATGCCGCCACTCTCAGTGCAAACCGACGCGTCAAATTTGTGCGCGCGAGCTTCAAGGATTGAAGTAATAGCCGCGCACTCAGCGTTTTTGGTTTGACGAAAATTTCAACGGACATCCGCGTGCGCCGACGTGACAGGGCTACAAGGTCAATCATCATGTGACCTGCAAGATTTGCAGAACTGGATTCGACCACAAGACAGTTGGGCGCGTCGTAATCCGTCATTTCCAGTCGCATATCCCGGCGTTTTCCGCGCAACATAAAAGACGTTTGCCAGGCCATTCCGATGCCTCTTTGCTCCTGGTCATCGACCCTTTGAACCTCTGCCCCCCGTCGCATGGCGGACCTTTCCAGAGCTGGAAAATCCGAAATTTGGGAAAATACGTATTCGATGGGCGCTTCAATATCCTCGCGCTCGACGAATTTCATCTGCTGGCCTCGTCCCTTAACCCATTCGGAGTGGTGTTTTTCACCTGTTTACCTTTTTATAACGTATCGGCAAGCCAGTTGCGCAGCAAAAAATGCGCGATCGCTCCTTTTCGGGCGGGCAATATGTTGGGATTTTCACCAGCAAAGGCGTTTGCGATGTCTTCTCGCGTGGCCCAAATTGCGTCTTCAATTTCCGAAGGATCAATGCGAATTTCATCCGAGAGCGCCTGACCCCAGCATCCAAACATTAAAGATGCAGGGAAAGGCCAGGGCTGGCTGGCCAAATAGCCAACCTCGCCCACGCGAATGCCGGCCTCCTCCATGACTTCACGCCGCACAGCGGCTTCCATGGTTTCACCAGAGTCTATAAAGCCTGCGAGAAGCGAATACATTCCGTCTGGCCACCCGTGGGATCGTCCCACCAGAACTCTGTTTCCATGGGTGATCAACATGATGACCACAGGGTCGGTCCGAGGAAAATGTTGCCCGCCGCAAGACCCGCACACACGTTGCCAGCCAAATAGAGTGATCCCGGTCGCCGCACCGCACCGTGCACAGAATTGATGCGTCGCGTGCCAACCGAGCACCGCCTTGGCTGCTGCCGCAAGTTCCGCATCGCGAGGTGACAGGCGGGTCATTATGCGGCGCAGCTCCGCAAACACTTGTGACTGACGCAAATCGGGGTGTGTCTGTTCACTCTGGTCAATAAACCCACCCAGGCTTTTAGGGTCGAGGCCTTCGGGCGTCCAGTTTGTCAACTCATAGGCCAAAACAATCCGACCATCGTCTTCTCGACCAAGCAAGACCGGACCTTCGGTGTCTTGAGCAAGCAAAGGATGCTCGGCGTCCAGGCGCACCAGCGCATCCAGATCCGGAGCGTTCACCAAAGGTTTGCCGCGCCACAACAAAATCGCCGACGCCTGGCCGGTGTTGATCATAGCTTGGACATCGTCAGGTCTCATCCGCAGTTCAGCGCAACGATCAAGGCCAGAGCCTCCGAATGTGACGGTTTCAGCATGTCGCATGACCTGACCTCCGTGCACGGAGGTGCCATGTTCAACATCGGCAGGCAAGCGCTTTTGCTGATCTCCCATATGGAGACAAGCTGATAATCTTTGCAACTTAAGGTGTATTGCGCTATCTTACCTTCGCGGGACAGACACATTTAGAAAATTGAGACGTTGGCGAACAGACTGAGCACTTATGCGTACTTGGACGCGGTCACTTGGCCGTGGCCAGAAGGGCCTGCGTATCCCGCGCCTGCAGTCGCGCGCGATCAAGGTTCTCGACATATTTGGCTGCGCATCCTTGGTACTACGGACATTCACGGTCATGTTCTGCCCTATGATTATGCAAGCAACACACCTGACGGTGGATTTGGACTTGCTCGCATTGCGACGCATGTGAAAACAGCCAGAGCCGAAGCTAAAAACACTTTGTTGTTCGACAATGGTGACTATTTGCAAGGCTCACCGCTCACGGATATAGGAACGCGCCCCGAAAATGGCTGGACCGGCGCAAATCCGGTTATACAAGCCATGAACCATGTGGATTATGATGCGGCCACACTTGGCAACCACGAATTCAATTTCGGCCTGGACTGGCTGATCCAAACCCTGAAGCAGGCTCGTTTTCCGCTTGTCTGTGCAAATGCTGTTCTTGACCGGCATCCGCGGGATCCAACGCAAGACAAAACGCTGTTGCCGCCATTCGTTTTGCTGGACCGCACGTGTATGGACAATGCAGGCGCGTACCATCAGCTCAAGA
This DNA window, taken from Roseovarius sp. S88, encodes the following:
- the nudC gene encoding NAD(+) diphosphatase, yielding MRHAETVTFGGSGLDRCAELRMRPDDVQAMINTGQASAILLWRGKPLVNAPDLDALVRLDAEHPLLAQDTEGPVLLGREDDGRIVLAYELTNWTPEGLDPKSLGGFIDQSEQTHPDLRQSQVFAELRRIMTRLSPRDAELAAAAKAVLGWHATHQFCARCGAATGITLFGWQRVCGSCGGQHFPRTDPVVIMLITHGNRVLVGRSHGWPDGMYSLLAGFIDSGETMEAAVRREVMEEAGIRVGEVGYLASQPWPFPASLMFGCWGQALSDEIRIDPSEIEDAIWATREDIANAFAGENPNILPARKGAIAHFLLRNWLADTL
- a CDS encoding prephenate dehydratase; translation: MTNRIAFQGEPGAYSHQACKETYPDMEPHACRTFEDAIEAVRTGHAELAMLPVENSTFGRVADIHHLLPFSGLHIIDEAFVRVHINLLALPGTPLEKIKRAKSHTMLLGQCRDFLAQNAIQRVTGADTAGSAREVSQSGDPEMAALASELAGEIYGLDVLARHIEDEGNNTTRFLVMSRDPDLSRRGSDGMMTSFVFQVRNIPAALYKAMGGFATNGVNMTKLESYMVDGSFSATQFYADIEGHPEDPGVALALEELGYFTSELTMLGVYPADPRRR
- a CDS encoding SRPBCC family protein, which produces MKFVEREDIEAPIEYVFSQISDFPALERSAMRRGAEVQRVDDQEQRGIGMAWQTSFMLRGKRRDMRLEMTDYDAPNCLVVESSSANLAGHMMIDLVALSRRRTRMSVEIFVKPKTLSARLLLQSLKLARTNLTRRFALRVAAYAKEVEDRFKAMV